In Alosa sapidissima isolate fAloSap1 chromosome 5, fAloSap1.pri, whole genome shotgun sequence, the genomic stretch ACTGAATTGCTCGATTTGGACTTGAGCTACAGACATCTTCCACCTTTGATCCTATTTTTTCTAAACACTACCACTTCAAGATGTGGAAACATGTCAAGGCTTTCAGGCCTGTATAAAACCTTTTAATAATATCAGATACAGAATATTGGATAAAGCTCATATAGCTGCTTCAGAAATGGTTGTGGGACTAAAGATGAAATGTCCTCAGTAACTCAGAAATATACTAACCTTGACAGTCTGTTTCTTTTGAGAGGCAGACTCCATATAACATCTAGGTCAGACTTcagctgtacagtatgtgtgctttAGGTCCATTTCATCAGTTCTTCTTTCTGATGCTTTAAATCCCTGTAAGAGTAGGGAAAATAAATCCGCTGATTCAAACAATGCTAGAAAGTTCAGAGGATTTAAAAATTGGCCTGTGTAATATTCTAAGTCTGCCTCTGAATAAATCTTACATAACTCTCAGCATGTCAGAGCTTGCTTGGTAGATCAGAGACTGCCAAGTCTCACAGATCTTCGAGATCCAAAGAGATCAATAAGACACTTCTTTGTGTGATTCTGCTTCTGAGTgtgctctctctcattctctctctctctctctctctctctctctctctctctctgtctctgtctctctctctctctctctctctgtctttctctctctctctctgtctctctgtctcactgtctatctctctctctctgtctctctctgtctctctctctctctctgtccagtgGTCATTCTCTGCATGCACTCCGTGCTGATTGGTGGTGACACTCAGAAGTTGCTCCTGGAGACAGCCATGGATATGCACTTGACCGATGGCTCACTGGTCTTCGTCCCGTACGACACCCTCCTCTACAGCCTGCCCTACCGAGGGGTCAAGTACCCACCGCTGCAGAAGAACAGCAAACTAAGGCGGGCGTACGATGCAGTGCTCACCGTCACCATGGAGTCGGTGGACAACTCCTTCCACCAGGCCTTTGAGGAGGCAGTCAGATCCAATGAGCTACCTGTGAATATGCAGCCACACCAGGTCACCTGTGCACCTAAGTTACATGATTGCTAGTTAGAAGcatgctgcgtgtgtgtgtgtgtgtgtgtgtgtgcgtgtgtgtgtgtgtgtgtgtgtgagtgtgtgtgtgagtgtgtgtgtgtgtgtgtgtgtgtgtgtgtgagtgtgtgtgtgtgagtgtgtgtgtgtgtgtgtgtgtgtgtgtgtgtgtgtgtttatgagtagaATTTGGGTAAAATGTGTCGATGTGTAGAATTGATATAGAACCACACCAACTTCAACAGCTTTACAATTATATGGCAGGCTGGCCAGACTTGAAATCTGTGTGTCCATTCTCCAGATTTCAACATCCTCGGAACCTTTTTAATGCCTCCCATAATCAGATGGTGTTTCACTGTGGTTCTTCACTAGGTTCTTCACAAGGTTCCTCACAATTAACAAATAACAATCCCTTGTTTATTCATGCATCTCCCCTCCTTACCCCTAGGTGTCCCCGCTGTTCGGAACCATCTATAGCTCCATCCTCTTCCTGGCCAATGCCATGCAGAGCGTGCGCGACTCCAAAGCCTGGCTGTCGGGGGCCTCGCTGGCCCGCCACAGTAAGAACATGGCCTTCTACGGCTTCAGCCACCACATGCGCACCAACCACTCCGGGCACGGCTTCCTGGATTACGTGCTGCTGGACACGGATGGCCTGGCATGGGAGCTGAGCCCCACCCACCAGGTGGACCTGGAGGCAGGCATGGTGAGGTTCCTGGGCCGGTCCATTCACTTCCCGGGGGGGAACCAGCCCAAGGCCGACTCCAGCTGCTGGTTCACCCGTGGGTCGCTCTGCACCAGAGGTGAGTCATCGGGGAgctgtgaggaggagagagaaaatgagagtgaAGAGAAAACATGGCAGTGAAGCAATGTACCTAAGTAATGATCTGAATCATTGAGGAGGACTAGAATATAATTAAGTCAGAAGAAAATATATAAACCAATTTAGCCTGTCAcatttcccctggatcctcagTTGTTAGGACTGCATAGAGTTTTGAACATATAACTGAATACCTACAGGCTGCACAGAGTAGTGCAGGTATACCATAAACAAGAGGCTCCAGTGACTCACCCATGGGGGGTCGGTTTAATTTTAGCCAAAATGCTGGAGATTGAGAATGGAAAGGAAAACACAGCGTCACTATGAATGAGTCACTTTGAAGTGCCACCGAGGGCTCTTTACATTACAGGACTCAacagccttttttttttaaccgttttttattttgttttgtatttttcttCTATCTGAATACAGGTGTGGCTCCCGTTCTACTGATCACAGGCTTCCTGTCAACCGTGCTGTCCATTGTACTAGGCACGGCATTCTATTACTGCATAAGGTATGTGCTGAAGTTGAGAACTGCAGCTGATCCTATTGGGTCAAATCCGTTCTATCCTGAGATTACTGATCTAAGCTTTAGATAGCGTGTTGATTGCCTCCCTGTTTGACCATTATGGTTGATCATGCTGGttgaatataataataaaaaataaaaaatgatgtTCTTTTTTCCATCACATTACGCCTATAGTATGGTTGGGCCCTAACAAGCAGAATCACATTGATGTACTGTAATCAAGTGAAAACAGAGAAACTGCACTATCCACTGTATGTCAGCTGGATCAGTGGTGGTGATCTATTGATAGCCGTTTATGTGATTATGTGATATGTGATCTCATTCAGCATTTCCACTCGCATTTGTTTGATTTATGGTGCTACTTGTTACTTGTTATGGTGCTACATTTTCTGACTCACTAAGAAAACCAATAATCCCATCTGCTCAAAACGGATTTTGCCAAGCTAAATATTAAATGTTGGTGTTAATGATGCCAGATTGCTTTAGTTTAACTAAGTAAGGCTGCCTCTGAGATGGGTCTGTGTCCTCTCTCCCTTCAAATGCAGACGCCGCATCATCAAGTTTCGACTGATGAGGGGGCCGAACAAGATCCTTCTCACCCTCAACGATGTCACTTTCATCAATCCGTCACTTAGCAACAAGGTTCAGTATTTCTGACCCCTGACCCTTTTCTTTCGAGGTTACCTGTAATTATGCTTTCGAGAGAAAATAATCCAAGTGCTGAACACTAGCACTGCAATTTGCATGGGACCCTGCGTGAAATAGTTAATGGCACACAATAAAGCTTAGACAGATTTCAAATCACACCACATCATTTGTCATCCTATGAGCTAAAACAATGGGAGCCACACAATATGTTAGAAATAAACTTGGGAAAGAGAATTTTAAAAACCTGGTTTGTAGAGGCAGTTTGCAGAGATTCAAAGGATTAATTGCAGTGCATATTGCCTGGCTCTGAAATGAAAGACCTTGCTATTCACTGGCTATGGCATTGATATGGTAGTCAGACATTGACATTACAACGAAACATTCTCTGAAGTACATCTCAGCTCGCCTGGAGTGTCTAGTCACGCATGACAAATGCTTGCACAAACATGAAAGAAACTCACACGTTGTAAATCTGGGAAAAGATAGTCTTCACCACTTTGTCAGCAAAGAGTGGAGGGCAGCCAGACAGACAATACAAGTCTACAAGCTTAAAAAACATACAACAAACTGAAGCATACAAGatacatttcattcattttattttttcaacatATAACCTATATGCTAGGTTTGCTGTAGGCTAGGTTAACTGACTTCATGCTCTTAGTATTATTACTCAATACAGTAGAGAACACTGCAAATGACAATGAACACAAAGACATCACAAGGGTAATTACTATACACATGAAATACACAAGAAGGGTTATAGTTATACTTATCATACTCAATAACTATACTCATACTACACTAGCGGTTTAGTGACAAGAACAGACTAAGGAGACGTCCAGATAACATACTGTTTCAATTTCTTTTTTCCCCAGAAATTAAGCTTTCAGAGTGACATGACCACAAGGCCATCAAATGCAGATCAGAGCGTGAGAACTCCCTCCACAATCTCCAGCCTCACCCCAGCCACACATGAGAACTCCAACATAGTGATATTCGAGGTAAGCTGCCCCTGCAGTGGTATTTTTGGTTGGGATGCCTTTCACATCATAGGGATGGCGGAATAATCACATTTTGCGTGTTTGACGACTAGCGGCGAAGCAGCAGCAACATCTTGTGGTCACACACCCCGAATAGGAGAATGCTCACCGAGCTGATGGACGCGGTGATGTGCTATAATATGATGGAACTGTAAGAAAACACCACCCATTAAATAATGCAGCTGAGCCTCCCATTCAAGCTCAATCATCTTAATTTCAACTGATCATATTTTGATGTCAAGGCATTTTTACAGAAGATAATTCCTGACTTGTACTGTACAGTAGGTTAAGGGGTGAATACCTGATACTCTTTAACTTATTGCATCAATTTCACAGCTCTTTCTGTAAAGCACCAGGAGATTTTGGCGCTCTCTTTAAGTTACTGAAGGACTCACATATATCCTTGTAGAGAATTTCCTTAACCTCCAACTAGAATTCAGCTTCTTTTTCCGATTGAATAATACACATTTTATGCCTGAGGCATCTCATCACCCTCTCTGTCAGTTTTGATATGTGTCTTGAAATATATAAAACATGTGGCTTTAACAGTGTATGCTGCACTTCAATTGCATTTATTTGAGCTATCCTCCATCACCTTGGTGTATCTCAGCTTTCTCATCTCCACTCTAAGTAGAATTGAACAAATCTAATTAATTGTAACACGGCACAATATGCCATTGTGTTatgtgttggaaaaaaaaacggttctccaatgttttctcagttagccttttcaaatgatatcagattagtaaacagaatgtgcctttggaacattggatgagcCGTTTCTTTCTAtaacagtcgagaaccctttttgcaattatgtaagcacatcatgtaatctgaaaactgctgccttgatctcagctggtattctgtctataatgaagtggaatggaaatttctaagtgaccccaaacttttgaccggtagtgtatgtgctttctttgtttatttatttatttgtttgtttatttatttactcacAGGGTGACTGGGCCTGGCTGAAGAGACTCCCAGATGGAAATTTCGGAGCCATAAATATTCAGACCAGTGATGTCTTTGAGCTAGTGGGTTTCTCCCTGATACAAAATCATACGGCAGTTACAAAGCACTGCAATGTTGAGGATGTTGCAAAGAATCTTGCAACTATTATCTTAGGCAACAGCATTGACTAAACTCTTATAATATATAAATGCATCAAAATGTGTAAAAGTAATAAAAAGCAATAAACTGTACAGATCTGTGAACTGAAAGTGGAAACATTGCATTTATGGCCACACTGTCTTAATACTGTATGAAGAAAAGAGAATATTTAAAGCAAAAAGTAGCTTATGCTCTGAGATGCTGTGATGGCTCATGTTGAATCACCTCCCTACAGATGAAGGACATAAGGCATGAGAACATCAACCCTTTTCTGGGGTACTTCCTTGACTGTGGGGTCTTTGCCATAGTGACAGATTTCTGCTCACGAAGAAGCCTGTATGACCTACTTCGCAATCCGGATGTGAAGTTGGACTGGATGTTTAAGTCTTCACTCTTGTTGGATCTCATTAAGGCAAGTGACATAATCTGGCCTGCGTTTACAGCCTCACATGGGCCAACCGATAACCAGACCACTTGGTTCTCAATGGGGGCTATGGAGAGATCATCGCACCATTCCTTTCAGAGATTTGATGTGACCACAATTGAAGGCATTGACAAAATGAAATCATTAAAGGCAATTGTTAAATCTGTCATAAACAGAGCAGAGGCAATTTACATACATGTCATAGTTGACAGTCTATTCCACtaatataataaataacatTCAACAAAGTCTTCAATGGGGTTCTTCCACAGGGTATGAAGTACTTACACAATCGGAATGTGTGCCATGGGCGACTGAAGTCCACCAACTGTGTTGTGGACGGGCGCTTTGTACTCAAGGTCACTGACTACGGTGTTAACAAGGTGCTGGAGGCACATAAGTTTCCTTATCAGGAGCCAAAGCCAGAAGGTGAGTACAAGTTTCATTAAGGAGTCTTCAAGTGTACAAGCAAAATATGATAAGACGAATACCatatatccatccatctacATTCCAAACTTAGTTGCTCAGCCATTTCCAGTCAAATGAGTTATATATTTGCAACTGATTGCTATTTTGCTGtatgtttatactgtatgtgttagctgTGAGCATGTTGTAGTCTAGGTGcgctgtccgtggtgctgaaaGCTCTGCAGGCAGAAACCTATGCTAATTCTCTTGGCCTATAGCAAAATTATAATAATGTGctatttatatacatatatatataaacaaataAAGTAATATGAAAGAGAGTGATCATTTTTTTATTCTAAATTTTCAATCATGTTTCTCTTAAGTGTTCACTTGGACCTTGTTAATTCTCAGTTGATGGTAGAGTGCACGTGTCCATGTACCCCTCAGACCTCCTGTGGACAGCCCCTGAGATTCTTCGCAGCCCTCACCCTGGAAGTAGAGGTACCAGAGAGGGCGATGTCTACAGCCTTTCCATTATCATGCAGGAGGTGGTGCTCCGCAGACCCCCCTTCTTCATGCTCAACCTCACAGCTGAAGGTGAGAAGAGCCTCCACCAGCCTATCAGCTCCCTTATAAACACACCCGGGGGGGGCATACATTAGTACTGGGATTACATCACTCTAAACAAAATTCCACTCTTTTCTGCTGAGATTGTTCAGTttaatattcaaatattttacAATCAAGGGCACAAAAGGTCATAAAATAAATGGACACATAGATATAAAACAGCATACAAGTGCATATATAAAATCTATTTGAAATCATTCATTTATATAGTAATAGACACATGTCAATAAGGTATGTTGTGTTTGTAATTTTGTCAACAGAGATCATTCAAAGAGTTAAGAAACCACCACCTCTGTGCCGGCCTGTAGTAACGCCTGACCATGCCCCCCTAGAGTGCATTCAACTCATCAAACAGTGCTGGAATGAGCAGCCAGAAAAACGGCCGCCCTTTGAAGAGATATTTGACCTGGTATgcccacagagacacacacacacacacacacaaatatatatcaTTTATGAAAAATATGATTTCATTAGACATGACTAACCCATTAACTTGCATTTATATAGTACTTTATCAAGGCACACAAAGTGATCATTTAAACATATGATCTGGCATATAATCTTTCATTTGAAGTAAGACTTTCATTAATTGATTCTTTTCTCAgtttaaaaacataaacaaggGCCGGAGGACCAACATCATTGACTCCATGTTGCGCATGCTTGAGCAGTACTCCTCCAACCTGGAGGAGCTGATCcgggagaggacagaggagctGGAGATCGAGAAACAGAAGACGGAGAAACTGCTCACACAGATGCTGCCCCCGTGAGTACAGCACTGGagcatgcagcacacacacacacccacacacacgcgcgtgcatgctcacgtacacgtacacacatgcgtacacacacacgcacagccacacacagagCTGCAGGTAAACACATGTCTATACACGCAAtggcacatgcacgcacgcacgcacacacgcacacaaatgcgtaggcgcacacacacacgcacgcacacacaatcacactcacctacacactCCTCATGCATGAACAGACATATGCACCCCtctcgaaacacacacacacgcacacgcacacatattctCAAACTTCACATTTCACCCTTTATGAAATATTAAATCATGATCTAAAAATATCCCCATGCCAAGCACATTCAAGGGAAGGCACTCTCCAGCTTTCACTTCTGCTATGTCACATCTGTTGCACCACACCCAGCAATGATGTGGACTTCAGAACAAAAGGCAAGGACCCCATGTCACGACAACTGAATGTACACTTCATTTCATGTGAATCCTCCCAAATTtacattcaacacatgaacaccCCCTGCTGGGTACTCTATCCCGCTGGGTCTTGACAATGCAGCATTCACAATCAGTGAGCCATGGATTGCTAACGACTGCACTTTGCTCCCTCAGGTCTGTGGCAGAGGCCCTGAAGATAGGTGGCGCTGTGGAGCCGGAGTACTTTGACAGTGTGTCGCTGTATTTTAGTGACATTGTGGGCTTCACCACAATCTCAGCCAACAGTGAGCCGATTGAGGTTGTTGACCTGCTAAATGACCTTTACACGGTGTTTGATGCCATCATTGGAAACCATGATGTGTACAAGGTATATGGTAAAAGCATTCTCTGGATGTTTTCAATACAATGAGTAGTACATTTGAAGCATTTTTGCTGTGAATTTCAGCGTATACTGTATTGAGATAGTCGACAGCAATTCTCTGAAATGCATGGGTCAATGAAGGAGTCAGTGTTAAAATTCAATCAAATATTTGTGTTTAACTGTAGGGCAGTGTTACAAAGTTTGTGAAAAAGCACAAATATCAACAATTGTGCCTGTAAAACTTACCTTTGCTTAGTACAGGAAGTACACACAGCAGCTAGACAAATGTTCACAATATTCCTATTGGCTGGCATCCCTTTCAAACCTATGAAGTACACAGAAATATAGAAAAATCCTCTAAGAAGTACTTTGTCTTGAATGTAGCCCATTCATTCTCTGTACTATCTGACTAGTTTTCATTCAGATGTAATTACGATATATCATGGATTCTGATGTGATTAGGTGGAGACCATCGGGGATGCCTATATGGTGGCATCAGGGGTGCCTGAGCTCAATGGTAATCGGCACGCCGCTGAGATTGCCAACATGGCCCTGGACATCCTCAGCGCTGTGGGAACCTTCAGGATGAGACACATGCCTGAGGTGCCGGTGCGGATACGCATAGGATTGCACACAGGTCAGTGCCTGGGCCACAGcgtcctatagaccctttcaacaataaaaacaaaaacaatgcttgaacgttctatttgggccccaatctacttcctctgcattaagataacatatggaatgttaaaaaggaagtcttgtggggccaactatgatgctgataatggaactctcttgaaagggtccattggCCAATTCTGCACTGGGTGCCACAGGTTTCTTTAAACATTCGCAAATGAAGGCTCAAAATGTCAGATTGTGgtgttgttaaaaaaaaaaaaaaaaaactaattataGTTAAAATCACTTGGTGAAAAAACTGATGTGCATTTATCTACATTTAAGCCTGATAATCCAGTCAATGACAGGCACACTGCACATTCACAACATCCATTTCAACAACATAGTACTCTCACTCAGGCAGGCAGTAAATAAAACTGACTCATGGGTGCCATCTGGTGTAAATGAAACACATGCAGCTAATTCCCCTATACTGAGTCAGCCTCATAAGATTACTTGTAGCTGCCAAGCAAGGAGCAAGTCACACCACAATGTGCAATAAATGCCCCATTGATGCTTAAATGTATCTGTTGGTTCTAGGCCCTTGTGTAACAGGTGTGGTTGGCCTCACCATGCCACGGTATTGTCTGTTCGGTGACACTGTCACCACAGCTTCTAAAATGGAATCCTCTGGAATGCGTGAGTTCATCCTTCAGAAGCACCAAATACACTGTGATGAATATGGCTACATTAATCATTTCTGAATTAGATACCGTTCACCCATTTTGACTCATTGCCACCCCCGCCCCCACTCCCCCAATCTGTCAACAGCTTACCGCATTCACGTGAGTCAGAGCACTGTGAATATCCTTCTGGAACTCAAAGAGGGATATCAAATCCAAGTCAGGGCGAGGACCGAACCAAAGGTACAATAAAAAGCAATACATTTAAAATGTCATCAACTGCAAATGCTGGGAACCCTGTAATACCCCTGTGGAAGTGTGACATGAGTCAGGATGAGCAAGTGTTCTCATCCCCATTTCACACGTATTGCTAGAATCTGTGCAATCAATCAGTCAAAGAAATATTTTGATTTTGACATCACCACCATTTAGTGCTCAACTGAAGACAGAAGCATAAATTATATCAAACAGtattatataaaaaaagaaaagaaaagaagtttAGAAgcaaagagagaaacacaccCTTTACTGGAAGTGTCTAACTTCCATATTGTTCTTTCCAGGCAAAGGGCGCTGAAGATACCTACTGGCTGGTCGGCAAAGTTGGCTTCGACAAACCACTGCCTATACCTCCAGAGTTAAAGTCAGGGTAAGGATTGCCTTACCAGACTTGCACAGGGGTGACTAACCTTTATCCTGGAGGCTCAACAAAACCAATCTGACAGATGTAAACTAAATCTGACTAAATGGACATATCTGGATTCTACTACAACAACAGAAAAAGCATACCCATCATGCCCTAGTTATTTCTTTCAAAACaagtggagaaggagagagaacaaaaatCAAACCTCCTTGGAATTTGGTTGGCCACCCCTTGTCTACTGTTAACATGGACTTTTCTGATGTATCTTTCAGGAAAGCGGCAGCCCATGGCCTGCAGATGGAAGAGATAGCTCGACATAAACGGATGAAAGCAGAAAGACAACTTGCCGAGAAGAAAAAATGAGGTAATGTTATGCATGGAAGATGTATAACATTACATAGTGCTTGTGGCCATGGTTG encodes the following:
- the LOC121709085 gene encoding retinal guanylyl cyclase 2-like; its protein translation is MQGQLSLLHVLVPRWTPSSVDGLRGPKVPFPPHGAWLLCFLLATLSLPCVVVAPQTPAVFRVGVLGPWACDPIFAKARPRAAAHLAVQRINRDPNLSLGTTFDFVVLEEDCQTSMALNRFMGLYSHATALVGPVNPGYCDTASLIAKTWNKAMFSWACVNYELDNTARHPTFARTVPSPIRVLLALVRNFRWANMAIIASADDVWTDTANKVADALRSNGFPVRAVLSAGNHPSSMRHTLAKIRKMREIRMVILCMHSVLIGGDTQKLLLETAMDMHLTDGSLVFVPYDTLLYSLPYRGVKYPPLQKNSKLRRAYDAVLTVTMESVDNSFHQAFEEAVRSNELPVNMQPHQVSPLFGTIYSSILFLANAMQSVRDSKAWLSGASLARHSKNMAFYGFSHHMRTNHSGHGFLDYVLLDTDGLAWELSPTHQVDLEAGMVRFLGRSIHFPGGNQPKADSSCWFTRGSLCTRGVAPVLLITGFLSTVLSIVLGTAFYYCIRRRIIKFRLMRGPNKILLTLNDVTFINPSLSNKKLSFQSDMTTRPSNADQSVRTPSTISSLTPATHENSNIVIFEGDWAWLKRLPDGNFGAINIQTSDVFELMKDIRHENINPFLGYFLDCGVFAIVTDFCSRRSLYDLLRNPDVKLDWMFKSSLLLDLIKGMKYLHNRNVCHGRLKSTNCVVDGRFVLKVTDYGVNKVLEAHKFPYQEPKPEDLLWTAPEILRSPHPGSRGTREGDVYSLSIIMQEVVLRRPPFFMLNLTAEEIIQRVKKPPPLCRPVVTPDHAPLECIQLIKQCWNEQPEKRPPFEEIFDLFKNINKGRRTNIIDSMLRMLEQYSSNLEELIRERTEELEIEKQKTEKLLTQMLPPSVAEALKIGGAVEPEYFDSVSLYFSDIVGFTTISANSEPIEVVDLLNDLYTVFDAIIGNHDVYKVETIGDAYMVASGVPELNGNRHAAEIANMALDILSAVGTFRMRHMPEVPVRIRIGLHTGPCVTGVVGLTMPRYCLFGDTVTTASKMESSGMPYRIHVSQSTVNILLELKEGYQIQVRARTEPKAKGAEDTYWLVGKVGFDKPLPIPPELKSGVLKEKEIKDFKGILRKAVRKLSAVRQVVQLHTLDNDENIMMHHHI